Proteins from a genomic interval of Pseudomonas sp. RC10:
- a CDS encoding SCP2 sterol-binding domain-containing protein, with product MTSVADAVQAMKAKFNPEAAAGLDLVFGFRIDETKNFSLIVKDKTCELQEGENPDAQVTLVMDGETLEGIVSGETDGMQAFMGGKLRAEGDMMLAMKLSELFPS from the coding sequence ATGACCTCCGTAGCCGACGCCGTACAAGCCATGAAAGCCAAGTTCAACCCGGAAGCCGCTGCGGGCCTGGACCTGGTGTTCGGTTTCCGTATCGACGAAACCAAGAACTTCTCGCTGATCGTCAAGGACAAGACCTGCGAGCTGCAGGAAGGCGAAAACCCTGACGCCCAAGTGACCCTGGTCATGGACGGCGAAACCCTGGAAGGCATCGTCAGCGGCGAGACCGACGGCATGCAGGCCTTCATGGGCGGCAAACTGCGCGCCGAAGGCGACATGATGCTGGCGATGAAATTGAGCGAGCTGTTCCCGTCATAA
- a CDS encoding histidine phosphatase family protein: protein MGSIYLIRHGQASFGADDYDVLSPTGYRQAEVLGAHLAQLGLTFDRCLSGNLFRQRHTAETALAQMDAAGLTTPPLETDPAFNEFDAEAVIRALLPAMLSDEPHALEIMRNAAHNRAEFQRLFALIVGRWLGGEHDTPALQSWLAFVEQVKAGLDRILESASHNDRIAVFTSGGTITALLHLITRMPATQAFELNWQIVNTSLNHLKFRGREVSLASFNSLAHLQLMKAPELITYR from the coding sequence GTGGGCAGCATCTATCTGATACGACATGGCCAGGCTTCTTTTGGTGCGGACGATTACGACGTTCTGTCGCCGACCGGTTATCGCCAGGCCGAAGTCCTCGGCGCGCACCTGGCGCAGTTGGGTCTGACGTTTGATCGCTGCCTATCGGGCAATCTGTTTCGTCAACGCCACACTGCCGAAACGGCGCTGGCGCAAATGGACGCCGCAGGCCTTACCACGCCTCCGCTTGAAACCGATCCCGCCTTCAACGAATTCGACGCCGAAGCGGTGATCCGCGCCCTGCTCCCCGCGATGTTGAGCGATGAGCCGCACGCGCTGGAGATCATGCGCAATGCGGCGCACAACCGCGCCGAATTCCAGCGCCTGTTTGCGCTGATCGTCGGTCGCTGGCTCGGCGGCGAGCACGACACTCCGGCGTTGCAAAGCTGGCTGGCGTTCGTCGAACAGGTGAAGGCAGGCCTCGACCGGATTCTCGAGAGCGCCAGTCACAACGACCGCATCGCCGTGTTCACCTCCGGCGGCACCATCACCGCCCTGCTCCACCTGATCACCCGGATGCCTGCAACGCAGGCATTCGAACTCAACTGGCAAATCGTCAACACCTCGCTCAACCACCTGAAATTCCGGGGTCGCGAGGTGTCCCTGGCTTCCTTCAACAGTCTTGCGCACCTGCAACTGATGAAGGCGCCGGAGCTCATCACCTACCGCTGA